The Lacipirellula parvula genome window below encodes:
- a CDS encoding DUF1801 domain-containing protein, with protein MASKASDNLDDWRTETLERIRELIAQAAPDAVEEVKWRKPSNPAGVPTWSQGGILCTGETYKDKVKVTFAKGAALPDPSGLFNSSLDGNARRAIDFFEGDKVKATPFKALIRAAVKLNAGKAK; from the coding sequence ATGGCGAGTAAAGCATCCGATAATCTCGACGATTGGCGAACTGAAACGCTCGAACGGATTCGCGAGCTCATCGCGCAAGCCGCGCCCGATGCGGTCGAAGAAGTAAAATGGCGGAAGCCGTCGAACCCCGCGGGCGTGCCGACTTGGTCGCAAGGCGGGATTCTCTGCACCGGCGAGACGTACAAAGACAAAGTGAAGGTGACGTTCGCCAAGGGGGCGGCGCTCCCCGATCCGAGCGGTCTGTTTAATTCGAGCCTCGACGGCAACGCGCGACGGGCGATCGATTTTTTTGAAGGAGACAAAGTGAAGGCGACCCCGTTCAAGGCGCTCATCCGCGCGGCGGTGAAGTTGAACGCAGGGAAGGCGAAGTAG
- a CDS encoding DUF1801 domain-containing protein, with translation MAKKTPKKPAPKRASAKPAATKPKLLSGGNPQIAKGYGDEPVQAYIAAMPEWKRELGERLDAIITRTLPDVAKAVKWNSPFYGRDGEGWFLSFHCFAKYVKVAFFKGAALRPLPPGESKQKEVRYLDIHEDDELDEAQFAKWVKQASKLPLERM, from the coding sequence ATGGCCAAGAAAACGCCAAAGAAGCCCGCGCCCAAGCGTGCCAGTGCGAAGCCTGCCGCCACAAAACCAAAGCTCCTCTCCGGCGGTAATCCTCAAATCGCCAAGGGCTACGGCGACGAACCGGTGCAGGCCTACATCGCGGCAATGCCAGAGTGGAAGCGCGAGCTCGGCGAACGGCTCGATGCGATCATCACGCGGACGCTGCCCGACGTGGCGAAGGCGGTGAAGTGGAACTCGCCGTTCTATGGCCGCGACGGGGAAGGGTGGTTCCTCAGCTTCCACTGCTTCGCGAAGTACGTGAAAGTCGCGTTCTTCAAAGGCGCCGCGCTGCGGCCGCTGCCGCCGGGCGAGTCGAAGCAGAAGGAGGTGCGGTATCTAGATATCCACGAGGACGACGAGCTTGATGAAGCGCAGTTCGCCAAGTGGGTGAAGCAGGCGAGTAAGTTGCCACTGGAGCGGATGTAA
- a CDS encoding DUF2293 domain-containing protein, translating into MSAETYSPGPSPDTVRAPDGTLLTAPADWSLLPPGDAALTRRVKAAGDHWVVAEKRGRKMFSRGVWAPAATIARIQADLETERSTESFAKRKVADAQRREKVQAEYVEDFHGAVVSFLAFHSAHAPLAQRFATAVTEHATPVGSGTVARTKRIPIERRAEAAVIAWMRHQTTAYDSMKIPREKGKRREVRRMLAQRSKELLEQYRRGVGAGGPCPLLTALQASLADH; encoded by the coding sequence ATGAGCGCTGAGACCTACTCCCCCGGACCGAGTCCCGACACCGTCCGCGCTCCGGACGGAACCTTGCTGACGGCCCCTGCCGATTGGTCGCTGCTGCCGCCGGGCGATGCGGCGCTGACCCGCCGCGTGAAGGCCGCGGGCGACCATTGGGTCGTCGCGGAGAAGCGGGGCCGCAAGATGTTCTCGCGCGGCGTCTGGGCGCCTGCGGCGACGATCGCGCGGATTCAAGCCGATCTCGAAACGGAGCGTTCGACCGAGAGCTTTGCGAAGCGGAAGGTGGCCGATGCTCAGCGACGGGAGAAAGTTCAGGCGGAATACGTCGAAGATTTTCATGGTGCGGTCGTCTCGTTTCTTGCGTTTCACTCGGCCCATGCGCCGCTTGCTCAGCGATTCGCCACTGCCGTCACCGAGCATGCCACGCCGGTCGGCAGCGGCACGGTGGCCCGCACGAAGCGGATTCCGATTGAGCGCCGCGCCGAAGCGGCGGTCATCGCCTGGATGCGGCACCAAACGACGGCGTACGATTCGATGAAGATCCCGCGCGAGAAAGGGAAGCGGCGCGAGGTACGGCGGATGCTGGCGCAGCGGTCGAAAGAATTGCTTGAGCAATATCGCCGCGGCGTTGGCGCTGGCGGGCCTTGCCCGCTGCTGACGGCGCTGCAAGCCTCGCTCGCCGATCATTAG
- a CDS encoding beta strand repeat-containing protein encodes MPHRILRRSQRCLNLARRTAHARRPRAIALALAAISSLTLAPAHADINWIGGTGNFGAGANWSGGAVPIQGESIVIANGGTAQIAGANGYVVSTVTLGQAGSGAIELGSGNNTQLQANEFYVGYSGQGTLTAGTQAFIGTSDFWAGYNQGATGTVNLNGSYLSPFTVYFGYGGNATVTLENASTLQSTTGYVGYSAGSHGVVNLLSSTWKAENQSIPRDVTVGVSGKGEVHATSSLLSVNNLILAANAGSTGDVSADGGNITTAENLTVGAAGTGSLTLTNLASVQVMGVAAIGFNGNGTLDATDADFAAPELFVAQNGGSTGTATFSGGELAISGEFHVGYGGAGTFTLDGGGTLETNKANIGFAVGSTGTIDVLDATWTNKLAIFVGAAGKGTLNLGAGGVINSESGYIGQDATGEGEVNVTGGSWAMTNTLAVGVNGGGTLTMTGGTISSKWAQVGLSGDSLGVVNVGNASWTTEQTLTIGVGGNGGEFYATNGANVTAQTIELAESANVTGLLSAVNTTITTENIIRGAGTASLSLSGVQLKLLGGSSVVDTALIDGFAADAAVIGAGGLTVDTQGGNAQIPTILSGAGGLTKTGAGRLRLTAPNTYAGGTTVSAGLLEVTNNAALGAGNVALGSAELRAHASATLAGNLNGGIQLVSVAANQTGVFSAAPNQTLTLAPLDFLLVEGATMQVGSSGQTGSVVFAPTGAVALTAEATLNVAAGTLVADNGGLEFITSIAASTTVASGATLNFQDHLSTGGVRALFGAGTVNIGSNAATMLVVDAGNFAGNIAGNGGLVKDSNGTLTLSGQTAFIGGTTVNAGTLLVNGSLSFGFGSATVNAGATLGGSGLVGNVSLNGGNLAPGNLVAGNSAGTLTASNLLWTSGNLVFDLGATPAQSDSLTVGGLQGFASTYAFTFTNNNWNIGTTYDLVNFDSTTIAIADFKFTNSHGLDGVFAYKGNILQFTLTAGEVVPEPAAAVLLLLAAAPVLATRGRTRKLQTR; translated from the coding sequence ATGCCTCACCGAATCCTCCGCCGTTCCCAGCGCTGCCTGAACCTCGCCCGCCGCACCGCCCACGCTCGACGCCCTCGCGCGATCGCGCTCGCCCTCGCGGCCATCTCTTCGCTCACGCTCGCCCCCGCGCACGCCGACATCAACTGGATCGGCGGCACTGGTAACTTCGGCGCCGGCGCCAACTGGAGCGGCGGCGCCGTCCCCATCCAAGGCGAGTCGATCGTCATCGCCAACGGCGGCACGGCGCAAATCGCCGGCGCGAACGGCTACGTGGTCAGCACCGTCACGCTCGGGCAAGCCGGCTCCGGCGCCATCGAACTCGGTTCCGGCAACAACACGCAGTTGCAGGCGAACGAGTTCTACGTCGGCTACAGCGGACAGGGCACGCTTACCGCCGGAACGCAAGCGTTCATCGGCACGAGCGATTTCTGGGCTGGCTACAATCAAGGCGCGACCGGCACCGTCAACTTGAACGGTAGCTACTTATCTCCTTTCACCGTCTACTTCGGCTACGGCGGCAACGCGACGGTCACGCTCGAAAACGCCTCGACGCTGCAAAGCACCACCGGCTACGTCGGCTACTCCGCCGGCTCGCACGGCGTCGTGAATCTTTTGAGCAGCACCTGGAAGGCCGAGAACCAAAGCATTCCCCGCGACGTCACGGTCGGCGTGAGCGGCAAGGGCGAAGTCCACGCCACGAGCTCGCTCCTCTCGGTAAACAACCTCATCCTCGCCGCCAACGCAGGTTCCACCGGCGACGTCTCTGCCGACGGCGGCAACATCACCACTGCGGAAAACCTCACCGTTGGCGCCGCGGGGACGGGCAGTCTCACGCTCACCAACCTGGCCTCCGTCCAGGTGATGGGCGTCGCCGCGATCGGCTTCAACGGCAACGGCACGCTCGACGCGACCGACGCCGACTTCGCCGCTCCCGAACTCTTCGTCGCCCAAAATGGCGGCTCGACCGGCACGGCCACGTTCTCCGGCGGCGAGTTGGCAATCTCCGGCGAGTTCCACGTCGGCTACGGCGGCGCCGGCACGTTCACGCTCGATGGCGGCGGCACGCTCGAAACCAACAAAGCGAACATCGGCTTCGCCGTGGGCTCCACCGGCACGATCGACGTCCTCGACGCCACGTGGACCAACAAGCTCGCGATCTTCGTCGGCGCTGCCGGCAAGGGGACGCTCAACCTCGGCGCCGGCGGCGTCATCAACAGCGAGAGCGGCTACATCGGCCAAGACGCGACCGGCGAAGGCGAAGTCAACGTCACCGGCGGTTCGTGGGCAATGACCAACACGCTCGCGGTCGGCGTCAACGGCGGCGGAACGCTCACGATGACCGGCGGCACCATCTCCTCGAAGTGGGCGCAAGTCGGCCTCTCCGGCGATTCGCTCGGCGTCGTCAACGTCGGCAACGCCAGTTGGACGACCGAGCAAACGCTCACCATCGGCGTCGGCGGCAACGGCGGCGAGTTCTACGCGACCAACGGCGCGAACGTGACGGCGCAAACGATCGAACTCGCCGAGAGCGCAAACGTCACGGGCTTGCTCAGCGCGGTCAACACAACGATCACCACAGAGAACATCATCCGCGGAGCCGGCACGGCGTCGCTTTCACTCTCAGGCGTCCAACTAAAACTCCTCGGCGGATCGTCGGTCGTCGATACGGCCCTCATCGATGGCTTCGCCGCCGATGCGGCGGTCATCGGGGCAGGGGGGCTCACCGTCGACACGCAAGGCGGCAACGCTCAAATCCCCACGATCCTCAGCGGCGCCGGCGGCCTCACGAAAACGGGCGCCGGCCGGCTCCGGCTCACCGCGCCGAACACGTACGCTGGCGGCACCACCGTCTCAGCCGGCCTGCTCGAAGTCACGAACAACGCCGCCCTCGGCGCCGGCAACGTCGCCCTCGGCTCCGCCGAGTTACGCGCCCACGCGAGCGCCACCCTCGCCGGCAATCTCAACGGCGGCATCCAACTCGTCTCCGTCGCCGCCAACCAAACCGGCGTCTTCTCGGCAGCGCCGAACCAAACGCTCACGCTCGCGCCGCTCGACTTCCTCCTCGTCGAAGGCGCCACGATGCAAGTCGGCAGCAGCGGCCAAACCGGTTCCGTCGTCTTCGCCCCCACCGGCGCGGTGGCGCTCACTGCCGAGGCGACCCTCAACGTCGCCGCGGGAACACTCGTCGCCGACAATGGCGGCCTCGAATTCATCACCTCGATCGCCGCGTCGACCACCGTCGCGAGCGGCGCCACGCTCAACTTCCAAGACCATCTCTCCACCGGCGGCGTCCGCGCCCTCTTCGGCGCCGGCACGGTGAACATTGGCTCCAATGCAGCGACCATGCTCGTCGTCGACGCCGGCAACTTCGCCGGCAACATCGCCGGCAACGGCGGCCTCGTGAAAGATTCAAACGGCACGCTCACCCTCTCCGGCCAAACCGCGTTCATCGGCGGCACGACGGTCAACGCGGGCACGCTCCTAGTAAACGGTTCGCTCTCGTTCGGCTTCGGCAGCGCCACGGTCAACGCCGGCGCCACGCTCGGCGGCAGCGGCCTCGTCGGCAACGTCTCCCTCAACGGCGGCAACCTCGCCCCCGGCAACCTCGTCGCCGGTAACTCTGCCGGCACGCTCACGGCCAGCAACCTCCTCTGGACCTCCGGCAACCTCGTCTTCGACCTCGGCGCCACGCCGGCTCAGTCCGACTCCCTCACCGTCGGCGGTCTGCAAGGCTTCGCTTCCACCTACGCATTCACCTTCACGAACAACAACTGGAACATCGGCACGACCTACGACCTGGTGAACTTCGACTCAACGACGATCGCGATCGCCGACTTCAAGTTCACCAACAGCCACGGCCTCGACGGCGTCTTCGCGTACAAGGGAAACATCCTGCAGTTCACGCTCACCGCCGGCGAAGTCGTCCCCGAACCCGCCGCCGCAGTGCTCCTCCTCCTCGCCGCCGCCCCCGTTCTCGCAACCCGCGGCCGCACTCGCAAACTCCAAACGCGATAG
- a CDS encoding glycosyltransferase, translating into MFQNSSKALARAATPTSNGISLVLPAWNEAESIERAVSEAEAALATVSDCFEVIVVDDGSSDETAVRVTAMAATRPSVRLIRHEANRGYGAALRSGFEAANFELVAFTDADCQFHLTELDRFVLLSRDYEIVCGYRIDRKDSPLRCLYSRVYNQLVRLLLDTGVRDVDCALKMFRRETLNECDITENGFLVNAEIISQARRQGRSIVEVGVSHRPREAGTSTVSIAHIPVVLASLVRHWWNKVQFSAADGQSAVEAKLSPEKAASDRRFRFAEFILILVAAILLLSNLNYPLIDRDETRYGEIPREMIESGDWTLPTLNFQPYYDKPVLLYWLCATSYSIFGVSPGAARIIPAICGLATLLATVWLGNRVFGRRAGFFAGLALFLSVGFLGGSRILLLDGLLTCFTTISFVAAYEAVKSDKLNWKWWTITALAAGLGFLCKGPISVVLLAPPLVMHCWLTKNPARLLVRHWAYLFAIVVFVNAPWFYAVSQRDPAFIGEFFYRHNLQRFAGAFHAEPFWYFVPILLVAGHPWTFMAIPYASFLWSKKDPIRKLRSRSLSFPVLWSAWCFAFFSMSSCKLPTYILPAAPAFALMIGHYLDRAVFASIGEIGAEFSRRWSPWLASMATCLGGIGFTIFMLMSGLESWTAGAAISSLWILLAAGAVLSMRRWPTPAFQWSVCVSVTLILSAVVLHRNIPRFAFAETVFGSGSPVALDVRGTIPMATIGHEWSSVPFDLDRNDVQHFEANCMSDLIEYAGQHEQAILVLKTDQQVEYLRKSLPPGKHLIKVADRGPAKVVLAVMDAPGEAALIGAKPVANIKNIR; encoded by the coding sequence ATGTTTCAAAACTCAAGCAAAGCGTTAGCAAGGGCAGCGACTCCGACGTCAAACGGCATTTCGCTCGTCCTACCTGCATGGAATGAAGCTGAATCAATCGAGCGCGCCGTTAGTGAAGCTGAAGCCGCACTGGCGACCGTTTCAGACTGCTTCGAAGTCATTGTTGTAGACGATGGGAGTTCTGACGAAACTGCCGTACGCGTGACAGCGATGGCAGCCACAAGACCTTCCGTGAGGCTGATTCGGCATGAAGCGAATCGCGGGTACGGCGCTGCATTGCGATCTGGATTTGAGGCGGCCAACTTCGAGCTGGTCGCATTTACTGACGCCGACTGCCAGTTCCACTTAACTGAATTAGATCGCTTCGTTTTGCTCTCACGAGACTACGAAATCGTTTGCGGTTATCGAATTGATCGCAAAGATTCGCCGCTTCGTTGCCTCTACTCTCGCGTCTACAACCAACTGGTGAGATTGCTGCTTGATACAGGCGTGCGAGACGTCGATTGCGCTTTGAAGATGTTCCGGCGCGAGACGTTGAACGAGTGCGACATCACGGAGAATGGATTTCTGGTCAATGCGGAAATCATCTCACAGGCTCGACGGCAAGGGCGATCCATCGTCGAAGTTGGCGTTTCGCACCGGCCGCGCGAGGCCGGGACGAGTACGGTGTCGATTGCGCACATACCTGTAGTGTTGGCGAGTCTGGTTCGACACTGGTGGAATAAGGTGCAGTTTTCAGCAGCTGACGGCCAATCAGCAGTGGAAGCGAAACTATCGCCAGAGAAGGCTGCAAGCGACCGCCGCTTTCGCTTTGCAGAATTTATTTTGATTTTGGTTGCCGCGATACTCCTGCTCTCAAATCTCAACTATCCTCTGATCGATCGAGATGAAACTCGCTACGGCGAAATACCTCGTGAGATGATTGAGTCAGGCGACTGGACGCTGCCAACGCTCAATTTCCAGCCGTACTACGATAAGCCGGTATTGCTCTATTGGTTGTGCGCGACGAGCTATTCAATATTCGGAGTGTCGCCAGGAGCCGCTCGGATCATTCCAGCAATTTGCGGTTTGGCGACGCTGCTCGCGACAGTCTGGTTGGGAAATCGGGTATTCGGACGCCGAGCAGGATTCTTTGCGGGGCTGGCGCTCTTCCTTTCCGTTGGATTCTTGGGAGGAAGTCGAATTCTGTTGCTCGACGGGTTACTGACGTGCTTCACGACCATTTCGTTTGTGGCCGCATATGAAGCAGTGAAGAGTGACAAGCTAAATTGGAAATGGTGGACGATAACGGCGCTTGCAGCCGGGCTTGGGTTTTTGTGCAAAGGCCCAATATCCGTCGTGCTACTGGCTCCGCCGCTCGTTATGCATTGTTGGCTAACGAAGAATCCCGCGCGTTTACTAGTGCGACACTGGGCGTATCTATTTGCGATCGTCGTCTTCGTGAACGCTCCTTGGTTCTACGCTGTTTCGCAGCGAGACCCGGCGTTTATTGGCGAGTTTTTCTACCGTCATAATCTGCAACGGTTCGCTGGCGCATTTCATGCTGAGCCGTTCTGGTACTTTGTGCCTATTTTGCTTGTCGCCGGGCATCCCTGGACGTTCATGGCAATTCCGTATGCGAGTTTTCTGTGGTCCAAGAAAGACCCGATCCGGAAGCTCAGGTCTCGATCACTTAGCTTCCCCGTACTTTGGAGCGCTTGGTGCTTCGCTTTTTTCTCGATGTCGAGTTGCAAGCTGCCAACCTACATACTGCCGGCCGCTCCAGCTTTTGCTTTGATGATTGGGCATTATCTAGATCGTGCAGTGTTTGCGTCGATCGGCGAAATTGGCGCTGAATTCTCAAGGCGCTGGTCGCCTTGGCTCGCGAGCATGGCGACTTGCTTGGGTGGAATTGGGTTCACCATTTTCATGCTGATGAGCGGCCTAGAATCCTGGACTGCAGGAGCGGCAATCTCGAGCCTCTGGATTCTTCTGGCGGCCGGAGCGGTTCTTTCAATGCGGCGCTGGCCGACGCCGGCATTCCAGTGGTCTGTCTGCGTTTCAGTCACGCTCATTCTCAGCGCGGTTGTGCTGCACCGAAATATCCCGCGCTTCGCGTTCGCAGAGACAGTATTTGGAAGTGGTTCGCCGGTCGCGTTGGACGTGAGGGGCACGATCCCAATGGCGACGATCGGTCACGAGTGGTCGTCCGTGCCATTTGATCTCGACCGAAACGACGTTCAGCACTTCGAAGCGAATTGCATGAGCGACTTGATCGAGTACGCGGGGCAGCACGAGCAGGCGATTTTAGTCTTGAAGACGGACCAGCAAGTTGAATACCTGCGGAAATCGCTTCCTCCTGGCAAGCATCTGATAAAGGTCGCCGATCGAGGACCGGCCAAAGTGGTACTGGCCGTAATGGACGCGCCTGGAGAGGCCGCCCTGATTGGCGCAAAACCGGTCGCCAACATCAAGAATATTCGTTGA
- a CDS encoding VOC family protein: MSADNLNWFDNVEHRPHPWPGLNWLTTAIACADVRRAVDFYAQALSFVAIFELPGENGELLFARMRYRGCNFTLNKTGWDFDGQPPADSSHAPPFQFYLYVDDVAATSARMKEQGAAEIFPPRTEIWGDLRSRLRDPFGYVWDLAQAPS; this comes from the coding sequence ATGAGCGCCGACAACCTGAACTGGTTCGACAACGTCGAGCATCGCCCCCACCCCTGGCCGGGGCTTAATTGGCTCACCACCGCGATAGCGTGTGCGGACGTGCGGCGGGCGGTCGACTTCTACGCGCAGGCGTTGTCCTTCGTCGCGATTTTCGAACTGCCGGGCGAGAACGGCGAACTCCTCTTCGCGCGGATGCGCTACCGCGGTTGCAACTTCACCCTCAACAAAACCGGTTGGGATTTCGACGGCCAACCGCCGGCCGACTCCAGCCACGCGCCGCCGTTTCAGTTTTACCTCTACGTCGACGACGTCGCCGCGACGAGCGCGCGGATGAAAGAGCAGGGCGCCGCGGAAATCTTCCCGCCGCGCACAGAGATCTGGGGAGACCTACGCTCACGACTGCGCGACCCGTTCGGCTACGTGTGGGACCTCGCCCAAGCGCCAAGCTAA
- a CDS encoding mismatch-specific DNA-glycosylase, protein MKRKAQEPWKPTKAQLAAAQNKRVPDLLAKDLIVLFAGINPGLYTAAIGRHFGRPGNRFWPALYGGGFTPRLFSPFESDSLLDLHLGITNVVSRATARADELTNDELRAGGKRLAAKVKRWQPTVVAFVGIGPYRIVSGVKDASVGIQKDLFGGSHAWVLPNPSGLNAHYQPAALAKLFGELRVWAVAEHRRRKK, encoded by the coding sequence ATGAAACGCAAAGCTCAAGAACCCTGGAAGCCCACGAAGGCCCAACTCGCCGCCGCGCAGAACAAGCGCGTCCCCGACCTGCTCGCGAAGGATCTCATCGTCCTCTTCGCGGGGATCAATCCCGGGCTCTACACCGCCGCGATCGGCCGCCACTTCGGCCGGCCCGGCAATCGCTTTTGGCCCGCGCTCTACGGCGGCGGTTTTACGCCACGACTCTTCTCGCCGTTTGAAAGCGACTCGCTCCTCGACCTCCACCTCGGCATCACCAACGTCGTCTCGCGCGCCACCGCTCGCGCCGACGAACTCACGAACGACGAACTCCGCGCCGGCGGCAAGCGACTCGCAGCGAAAGTCAAACGCTGGCAACCAACCGTCGTCGCCTTCGTCGGCATCGGCCCGTACCGCATCGTCTCCGGCGTGAAGGATGCGAGCGTCGGCATACAAAAAGACCTCTTCGGCGGCAGCCACGCGTGGGTGCTGCCGAACCCGAGCGGACTCAATGCGCACTATCAACCGGCGGCGTTGGCGAAGCTATTTGGCGAGTTGCGAGTATGGGCCGTAGCTGAGCATCGCCGGCGGAAGAAGTGA
- a CDS encoding ArsR/SmtB family transcription factor, translating into MVSTRNPDADVFGAIGHPARRHILDLLAESDRSVSAIASHFEISRPAISQHLRILLDAGLVTEERHGRERRYHFIPERLAPVRDWLALYERFWDDRLQKLQNVLAKKKGKQ; encoded by the coding sequence ATGGTGAGCACGCGAAACCCCGATGCCGACGTCTTCGGAGCCATCGGCCATCCCGCCAGAAGGCACATTCTCGATCTGCTTGCAGAGTCCGATCGATCCGTCAGTGCGATCGCGTCGCACTTCGAAATCAGTCGCCCGGCGATCTCGCAGCACCTCCGCATCTTGCTCGACGCGGGCCTCGTGACCGAGGAGCGGCACGGACGCGAACGCCGCTATCACTTCATTCCTGAGCGTCTCGCCCCCGTGCGAGATTGGCTCGCGCTCTACGAGCGGTTTTGGGACGATCGTCTGCAGAAGCTGCAGAATGTGCTCGCGAAGAAGAAGGGCAAACAATGA
- the lepA gene encoding translation elongation factor 4, whose product MEHIRNFCIIAHIDHGKSTLADRLIQNCNGIAQRDLHEQMLDSMDIERERGITIKSNTITLNYRALNGKDYLLNLIDTPGHVDFSHEVRRSLMACEGALIVVDASQGVEAQTVANLYMAMEHNLELLPIINKIDLPSADIDRAQEAIDAELGLDPFAAIPISARNGVNIDQVLEGIVEKLPPPTGDPDAPLKALVFDAHFDKFRGVILQCRVVEGTLKPRDTIHFMHANRDFKVDEVGYNQFQLVPRQQLSAGEVGYIVAGVKSVQDIEIGDTLTLLDRPADEPIPGYQAARQVVFSSIYPMDTGEYQELTKALEKLSINDAALTFEKDSSAALGFGFRCGFLGLLHLDVIQERLQREFDIGLVISAPSVKYKLQLRDGSEMEVDNPTYWPDPMSIESASEPYIKASIITPEEYVGGVMELCREHRSESQTMDYLSAKRMEVTSVMPLGEVLFDFYGKLKMLTRGYGSFDYKPIEYRQTDVVKVDILVNKEPVDTLSYLVHRDKARTRALHYCEQLAKEIPRHQFKIPIQGAIGGEIIARTTVDPYRKDVTEKLYGGDVTRKKKLLEKQKKGKAKMKLFGSVNIPQKAFIAVLRAEDD is encoded by the coding sequence ATGGAACACATTCGCAATTTCTGCATTATCGCCCACATCGATCACGGCAAGTCGACGCTGGCCGACCGGCTCATCCAGAACTGCAACGGCATCGCGCAGCGCGATCTCCACGAGCAGATGCTCGATTCGATGGACATCGAACGCGAGCGCGGCATCACCATCAAGAGCAACACGATCACGCTCAACTATCGCGCTCTCAACGGCAAAGACTACCTGCTGAATCTCATCGACACGCCTGGCCACGTCGATTTTTCGCACGAAGTCCGCCGCTCGCTGATGGCGTGCGAAGGGGCGTTGATCGTCGTCGACGCGTCGCAGGGGGTCGAGGCCCAAACGGTCGCCAATCTCTACATGGCGATGGAACACAATTTGGAACTGCTGCCGATCATCAACAAGATCGACTTGCCATCCGCCGACATCGACCGCGCTCAAGAAGCGATCGACGCCGAACTTGGTCTCGATCCGTTCGCTGCGATTCCGATCTCCGCCCGAAACGGCGTGAACATCGACCAAGTCCTCGAAGGCATCGTCGAAAAGCTGCCGCCCCCGACCGGCGATCCCGACGCGCCGCTGAAGGCGCTCGTCTTCGACGCTCACTTCGACAAGTTCCGCGGCGTGATCTTGCAATGCCGCGTGGTGGAGGGGACGCTCAAGCCGCGCGATACGATCCACTTCATGCACGCGAATCGCGACTTCAAGGTCGACGAGGTCGGCTACAACCAGTTCCAACTCGTGCCGCGTCAGCAACTCAGCGCCGGCGAAGTCGGCTACATCGTCGCCGGCGTGAAGAGCGTGCAAGACATCGAAATCGGCGACACGCTCACGCTGCTCGATCGGCCAGCCGACGAACCGATCCCCGGCTATCAAGCGGCGCGGCAGGTCGTCTTCTCATCGATTTACCCGATGGATACCGGCGAGTATCAGGAACTCACGAAGGCGCTTGAAAAACTCTCGATCAACGACGCCGCGCTCACCTTCGAGAAAGACAGCTCGGCGGCGCTCGGGTTTGGCTTCCGCTGCGGATTCCTCGGCCTGCTCCATCTCGACGTGATCCAAGAGCGACTGCAGCGAGAGTTCGATATCGGCCTGGTCATCTCCGCGCCGTCGGTGAAGTACAAGCTGCAGCTGCGCGACGGTTCGGAAATGGAAGTCGACAATCCGACGTACTGGCCCGACCCGATGTCGATCGAATCGGCCAGCGAGCCGTACATCAAGGCTTCGATCATCACCCCCGAAGAATATGTCGGCGGCGTGATGGAACTCTGCCGCGAGCACCGCTCGGAAAGCCAAACGATGGACTACCTCTCCGCCAAGCGGATGGAAGTCACCAGCGTCATGCCGCTCGGCGAGGTCCTCTTCGACTTCTACGGCAAGCTGAAAATGCTGACGCGAGGCTACGGCTCGTTCGACTACAAGCCGATCGAGTACCGCCAGACCGACGTGGTGAAGGTCGACATCTTGGTGAACAAGGAACCGGTCGACACGCTCTCGTACCTGGTCCACCGCGACAAGGCCCGCACGCGGGCGCTCCACTACTGCGAACAGCTGGCCAAGGAAATCCCGCGGCATCAATTCAAAATCCCGATCCAAGGCGCCATCGGCGGCGAGATCATCGCCCGCACCACGGTCGACCCGTATCGCAAAGACGTCACCGAGAAACTCTACGGCGGCGACGTAACGCGCAAGAAAAAGCTGCTCGAGAAGCAGAAGAAGGGAAAGGCCAAAATGAAGCTGTTTGGCAGCGTGAACATCCCGCAAAAAGCGTTCATCGCCGTGCTGCGTGCCGAGGACGATTGA
- a CDS encoding SRPBCC family protein, protein MSRMIRKEILIPQSREEVWQAVTDSATLAEWMFPNDFAPQVGRQFTFEVPPNPQANFDGLTVRCTVLECEPPRRLAFSWTAGGLVDTRVSFELEEEGAGTRLRLEHAGFDLAAPWGEQAFKGAEYGWAKMLKQLVAILTNTDSQTSEGSST, encoded by the coding sequence ATGAGCCGTATGATTCGCAAAGAAATCCTGATTCCACAGTCGCGCGAAGAGGTCTGGCAGGCCGTCACCGACAGCGCCACGCTTGCCGAGTGGATGTTCCCCAACGACTTCGCACCGCAAGTCGGCCGGCAGTTTACGTTCGAAGTACCGCCCAATCCCCAGGCGAATTTCGACGGGCTCACTGTTCGCTGCACCGTACTGGAGTGCGAACCTCCCCGCCGGCTCGCGTTTTCGTGGACCGCCGGCGGACTGGTCGACACCCGCGTCTCCTTCGAGCTTGAAGAAGAAGGCGCGGGGACGCGACTGCGGCTCGAACACGCTGGCTTCGACCTCGCGGCGCCATGGGGCGAGCAAGCATTCAAGGGCGCCGAGTACGGGTGGGCGAAGATGCTCAAGCAGCTCGTCGCCATCCTCACGAACACCGACAGCCAAACCTCCGAAGGATCATCCACATGA